In Mixophyes fleayi isolate aMixFle1 chromosome 4, aMixFle1.hap1, whole genome shotgun sequence, the following proteins share a genomic window:
- the CNOT2 gene encoding CCR4-NOT transcription complex subunit 2 isoform X1 has translation MFGASRKKFVEGVESDYHDENMYYSQSSMFPHRSEKDMLASPSPSASGQLSQFGASLYGQQSALGLPMRGMSNNTPQLNRSLSQGTQLPNHVTPTTGVPTMSLHTPPSPSRGILPMNPRNMMNHSQVGQSIGIPSRTNNMSSSGLGSPNRSSPSIICMPKQPPSRQPFTVNSMSGFGMNRNQAFGLNNSLSSNIFNGTDGSENVTGLDLSDFPALADRNRREGSGNPTPLINPLAGRAPYVGMVTKPASEQSQDFSIHNEDFPALPGSSYKDPTSSNDDSKSNLNTPGKTASSTDGPKFPGDKSSTTQNNNQQKKGIQVLPDGRVTNIPLGMVTDQFGMIGLLTFIRAAETDPGMVHLALGSDLTTLGLNLNSPENLYPKFASPWASSPCRPQDIDFHVPSEYLTNIHIRDKLAAIKLGRYGEDLLFYLYYMNGGDVLQLLAAVELFNRDWRYHKEERVWITRAPGMEPTMKTNTYERGTYYFFDCLNWRKVAKEFHLEYDKLEERPHLPSTFNYNPAQQAF, from the exons ATGTTTGGTGCTTCAAGAAAGAAGTTCGTAGAAGGGGTCGAAAGTGACTACCATGATGAAAATATGTATTATAGCCAGTCCTCAATGTTTCCGCATCGGTCGGAGAAAGAT atgCTGGCGTCTCCATCACCATCCGCATCGGGTCAGCTTTCCCAATTTGGGGCTAGTTTATACGGGCAACAAa GTGCACTAGGCCTTCCAATGAGGGGGATGAGCAACAATACTCCTCAGTTAAACCGCAGCTTATCACAAGGCACTCAGTTACCAAACCATGTAACACCGACAACAGGGGTACCAACAATGTCACTTCATACGCCACCATCTCCAAGCAG AGGTATCTTGCCGATGAATCCCAGGAACATGATGAACCACTCCCAGGTTGGACAGAGCATTGGAATTCCCAGCAGAACGAACAACATGAGCAGTTCAGGGTTAGGCAGTCCAAACAGAAGCTCACCCAGTATAATATGTATGCCAAAGCAACCACCATCCCGGCAACCTTTTACTGTGAACAG CATGTCTGGGTTTGGTATGAATAGAAATCAAGCATTTGGTTTGAACAATTCCTTATCGAGTAACATTTTTAATGGAACAG ATGGAAGTGAAAATGTGACGGGATTGGACCTTTCAGATTTCCCAGCACTAGCAGATAGAAATAGAAGGGAAGGAAGTGGCAACCCTACACCATTAATAAACCCTTTGGCTGGAAGGGCTCCTTATG TGGGCATGGTAACAAAACCAGCAAGTGAGCAGTCCCAGGACTTCTCAATACACAACGAGGACTTCCCTGCATTACCAGGCTCCAGCTATAAAGATCCAACGTCGAGCAATGATGACAGCAAATCT AATTTAAATACACCGGGAAAGACTGCTTCAAGTACAGATGGGCCCAAATTTCCAGGCGATAAAAGTTCCACAACGCAAAATAATAACCAGCAGAAAAAAGGGATACAGGTCTTACCGGATG GCCGAGTTACCAACATTCCTCTAGGCATGGTGACAGATcagtttggtatgattggtttgttaacaTTCATCAGGGCAGCTGAGACAGACCCAGGGATGGTACATCTTGCATTAGGAAGTGACTTGACAACGCTAGGCCTCAATCTCAACTCTCCAGA AAATCTGTATCCTAAATTTGCATCACCGTGGGCATCCTCACCTTGTCGACCACAAGATATTG ATTTTCATGTTCCTTCCGAGTACTTAACAAACATTCACATTAGGGATAAG TTGGCTGCAATAAAACTTGGCCGATATGGAGAAGATCTACTCTTCTATCTCTACTACATGAACGGCGGGGATGTTTTACAGCTTTTAGCCGCAGTAGAGCT TTTTAACAGAGACTGGAGATACCACAAAGAAGAGCGGGTATGGATAACCAGGGCGCCCGGAATGGAACCTACCATGAAAACAAACACATATGAGAGGGGGACATATTACTTTTTTGACTGTCTTAACTGGAGGAAAGTCGCAAAG
- the CNOT2 gene encoding CCR4-NOT transcription complex subunit 2 isoform X2 — translation MFGASRKKFVEGVESDYHDENMYYSQSSMFPHRSEKDMLASPSPSASGQLSQFGASLYGQQSALGLPMRGMSNNTPQLNRSLSQGTQLPNHVTPTTGVPTMSLHTPPSPSRGILPMNPRNMMNHSQVGQSIGIPSRTNNMSSSGLGSPNRSSPSIICMPKQPPSRQPFTVNSMSGFGMNRNQAFGLNNSLSSNIFNGTDGSENVTGLDLSDFPALADRNRREGSGNPTPLINPLAGRAPYVGMVTKPASEQSQDFSIHNEDFPALPGSSYKDPTSSNDDSKSNLNTPGKTASSTDGPKFPGDKSSTTQNNNQQKKGIQVLPDGRVTNIPLGMVTDQFGMIGLLTFIRAAETDPGMVHLALGSDLTTLGLNLNSPENLYPKFASPWASSPCRPQDIDFHVPSEYLTNIHIRDKLAAIKLGRYGEDLLFYLYYMNGGDVLQLLAAVELFNRDWRYHKEERVWITRAPGMEPTMKTNTYERGTYYFFDCLNWRKVAKECINHLL, via the exons ATGTTTGGTGCTTCAAGAAAGAAGTTCGTAGAAGGGGTCGAAAGTGACTACCATGATGAAAATATGTATTATAGCCAGTCCTCAATGTTTCCGCATCGGTCGGAGAAAGAT atgCTGGCGTCTCCATCACCATCCGCATCGGGTCAGCTTTCCCAATTTGGGGCTAGTTTATACGGGCAACAAa GTGCACTAGGCCTTCCAATGAGGGGGATGAGCAACAATACTCCTCAGTTAAACCGCAGCTTATCACAAGGCACTCAGTTACCAAACCATGTAACACCGACAACAGGGGTACCAACAATGTCACTTCATACGCCACCATCTCCAAGCAG AGGTATCTTGCCGATGAATCCCAGGAACATGATGAACCACTCCCAGGTTGGACAGAGCATTGGAATTCCCAGCAGAACGAACAACATGAGCAGTTCAGGGTTAGGCAGTCCAAACAGAAGCTCACCCAGTATAATATGTATGCCAAAGCAACCACCATCCCGGCAACCTTTTACTGTGAACAG CATGTCTGGGTTTGGTATGAATAGAAATCAAGCATTTGGTTTGAACAATTCCTTATCGAGTAACATTTTTAATGGAACAG ATGGAAGTGAAAATGTGACGGGATTGGACCTTTCAGATTTCCCAGCACTAGCAGATAGAAATAGAAGGGAAGGAAGTGGCAACCCTACACCATTAATAAACCCTTTGGCTGGAAGGGCTCCTTATG TGGGCATGGTAACAAAACCAGCAAGTGAGCAGTCCCAGGACTTCTCAATACACAACGAGGACTTCCCTGCATTACCAGGCTCCAGCTATAAAGATCCAACGTCGAGCAATGATGACAGCAAATCT AATTTAAATACACCGGGAAAGACTGCTTCAAGTACAGATGGGCCCAAATTTCCAGGCGATAAAAGTTCCACAACGCAAAATAATAACCAGCAGAAAAAAGGGATACAGGTCTTACCGGATG GCCGAGTTACCAACATTCCTCTAGGCATGGTGACAGATcagtttggtatgattggtttgttaacaTTCATCAGGGCAGCTGAGACAGACCCAGGGATGGTACATCTTGCATTAGGAAGTGACTTGACAACGCTAGGCCTCAATCTCAACTCTCCAGA AAATCTGTATCCTAAATTTGCATCACCGTGGGCATCCTCACCTTGTCGACCACAAGATATTG ATTTTCATGTTCCTTCCGAGTACTTAACAAACATTCACATTAGGGATAAG TTGGCTGCAATAAAACTTGGCCGATATGGAGAAGATCTACTCTTCTATCTCTACTACATGAACGGCGGGGATGTTTTACAGCTTTTAGCCGCAGTAGAGCT TTTTAACAGAGACTGGAGATACCACAAAGAAGAGCGGGTATGGATAACCAGGGCGCCCGGAATGGAACCTACCATGAAAACAAACACATATGAGAGGGGGACATATTACTTTTTTGACTGTCTTAACTGGAGGAAAGTCGCAAAG